The Sandaracinaceae bacterium genome includes a window with the following:
- a CDS encoding WYL domain-containing protein: protein MAKALEESVRAPARRAFRLMDALLRRSRLTVSEARDFTLVGPARTRTIMRDLVEEVGCAELAPGSPMRVRLSGIRRGVPSHEMAIAACFAATLAPLFEGTKLETGMREGLRYVVGASPRPEKFDHLERKFFFVRGGGEPALPGNAKFLERLAKAILEQRSVALTHRRFDADGPSSKATYQPLSIAIYDHQLYLLGRRESDQAIRLLRFSRITGVRVLRRTFDYPSELEFSPRQLFAQSFGVYLKEQSEPAEPVEIRLHRRWGGYARDHRWHPSQSVDVGDEYVTVRLTVRLCPELVGWVLSFGDEAEVISPTTLRRDVAGRVQRLAALYRSPSKGK from the coding sequence GTGGCGAAAGCGCTCGAAGAATCTGTCCGTGCACCCGCTCGCCGGGCCTTCCGCCTCATGGATGCGCTCCTGCGCCGCTCGAGGCTCACGGTTAGCGAGGCGCGGGATTTCACCTTGGTCGGACCGGCCCGAACGCGCACGATCATGAGGGATCTTGTCGAGGAGGTTGGATGCGCGGAGCTCGCGCCGGGATCGCCCATGCGTGTGCGGCTCTCGGGAATCCGCCGTGGTGTCCCCTCGCACGAGATGGCGATCGCGGCGTGCTTCGCGGCAACCCTCGCCCCCCTGTTCGAAGGCACCAAGCTCGAGACGGGCATGAGGGAGGGGTTACGGTACGTCGTGGGCGCGAGCCCCCGGCCGGAGAAGTTCGATCACCTCGAGCGCAAGTTCTTTTTTGTGAGGGGTGGCGGTGAGCCGGCGCTTCCGGGCAACGCGAAGTTCCTCGAGCGCCTTGCGAAAGCGATTCTCGAACAGCGGAGCGTTGCGCTCACGCATCGCCGGTTTGACGCGGACGGTCCGTCCTCAAAGGCCACCTACCAGCCCCTCTCCATCGCGATCTACGACCACCAACTCTACCTCCTCGGGAGGCGCGAATCAGACCAGGCGATCAGGTTGCTGCGATTCTCGCGCATCACCGGGGTGCGGGTTCTGCGGCGTACCTTCGACTACCCATCGGAGCTCGAGTTCAGCCCACGACAGCTTTTCGCGCAGTCGTTCGGGGTCTACCTGAAGGAGCAAAGCGAGCCCGCCGAGCCGGTGGAGATCCGTCTTCATCGACGCTGGGGCGGGTACGCGAGGGATCATCGCTGGCACCCGAGCCAATCGGTGGACGTCGGAGACGAGTACGTCACGGTGCGTCTCACGGTTCGTCTGTGCCCCGAACTCGTGGGGTGGGTCCTGAGTTTCGGCGACGAGGCTGAGGTGATCTCACCGACGACGCTTCGGCGGGATGTCGCGGGTCGCGTACAGAGACTCGCAGC